Below is a genomic region from Demequina sp. NBRC 110054.
GGAAGGTGCAGTTCGAGGAGGCGCTCGCACAGGCCGTCGAAGGCGGCTCCGGCCAGGTCCAGGCGACGGTCGGGCTCTCGCTCGAGCCGACGCGCGAGGACGGCAACAACGTCAACCTCGACACCGAGACGATCTCCAACACCGACACCACGCTGAAGTATCAGCTCGCCTCGCAGGCCATGTCCGCGGAGTTCTCCTCGATCCGCAGCGCGATCGGGAACGCCTGATGACGACCTTCTCGGCGATCGGCATCGCTGGCTCCGGCATGAACGTCTACCGCAAGTGGCTCGACGCGATCTCGGACAACATCTCCAACGTCAACACCGTCACCTCGACGGATGAGGCTGCCTTCCAGGCTCGCTACGTCGAGGTCACCGCCATCGACAACGAGGGCGGCGACAGCGGCGGCGCGTACGTCTCGGGCGCCGTCTTCGGCGACGCCGAGGGCCGCCTTGTCTACGAGCCCACCAACCCCCTCGCCGACGAGGAGGGCTACGTGCGCTACCCCGACATCGACATGGCGAGCCAGATGTCGCAGCTGATCATGGCCCAGCGCGGCTTCCAGGCGAACGCGGCAGTGGTCGATCGGGCCAAGGACATGTACACGACCGCTCTGACGATTGGGAAGAACTGATGTCGATCGAGGCAGTCTCCGCGCTCACCAGCGGTGTCAGCGGCACCGGCTATGTGAGCGGCCTGACGAGCGCCGTGGCCTCCGCTGTGAGCGGTTCGGCCGAGTCCGACAGCGCCTTCGCGAGCTCGCTCGCATCGGCGGTCGAGAACGTGCAGGGTCTCCAGTCGAACGCGGATGCGCTCGCTGTCCAGGCCGTCACGGGCGACCTCGAGGATGTGCACCAGTACACGATCGCCGCGACGGAGGCCTCCGTGACGCTCGAGCTGGTCTCCGCTGTGAGGAACAAGGCCGTCGAGGCGTTCACGACCATCATGAACATGCAGGCCTGACATGCCGAAGCAGATCACCGGCTACATGGACCGGATCAAGCAGACCGCCGAGGGCATGTCGCTCGGCCAGAAGGTCATCATCGTGATGCTCGCGGTCGTCGTCGCGATCGCGGGCGTCGCGGTCTTCAACCAGTCGACCAAGCAGACGATGGCCCCGCTGTTCACGAACCTGTCGTCGACCGACGCGGCCGCGATCGTCACCCAGCTCGAGGCGAGCGGGGTCACCTACGAGCTCACCTCGGGTGGCGGCACCATCCTCGTTCCCGAGGAGCAGCTTTACGACACGCGCCTCGCCGTCGCGTCCGCCGGTCTCACGACCACCTCCGCCGTCGGCTACGCGCTGCTCGACGACATGTCGATGACGAGCTCGGAGTTCCAGCAGCAGGTCACGTACCAGCGCGCCCTTGAGGGTGAGCTCGCGTCGACCATCGAGGCCATGAACGGCGTCGAGACCGCCTCGGTCAAGCTTGCTCTTCCGGAGGAGACGGTGTTCTCCGACGAGGAGGCCGCACCGACCGCGTCGGTCTTCATCGAGACCGCGGCAGGCGCCTCGCTCGGCACCCAGAACGTGCAGGCGATCGCGAACCTCGTGTCCGCCTCGATCGAGGGCATGGCCTCCGAGGACGTCGCAGTGATCGACGCCGACGGCAACGTGCTGTCGACGGTCGGAGCCGAGGACTCGACGCTCCTCCAGGCGAGCGCGACCGCGGACTACGAGCAGCGGATCGCCTCCAATGTGCAGCAGATGCTGGACCAGGTCCTCGGCGAGGGCAACGCGGTCGTGTCCGTGACCGCGGAGCTCGACTACGACGAGCGGCAGACCACGAGCGAGACGTTCAGCTCGGACCCGAGCGCCCAGCCGCTCAGCGAGTCCGGCACGATCGAGCAGTACTCCGGCAGCGGCTCCGACTCCGAGACCGGGGTCCTCGGCCCCGACAACATCGCCGTGCCCGCGGCCTCCGCGAGCGCCGGCGACTACACGAACGAGACCTGGGTCAAGAACAACGCGGTCAACAAGGTCACCGAGATCACGGAGACGTCCCCCGGCACCGTGAGTCGTCAGTCTGTCTCCGTCGTCACCAACGCCGACGCCGCGGTCGCGGTGGACGACGCGACGCTGCAGTCGATGGTCGCGGCAGCCGCAGGCATCGACGAGACTCGCGGTGACGTGCTGTCGGTGTCCTCGATGGCGTTCGACACGACCCAGGCCGAGGAGGCCGCGGCCGCGATCGAGGAGGCCACGGCAGCCTCTCAGGCCGCCGCGACCCAGTCGATGATCGAGACGATCATCAAGTACTCGCTGATCGCCCTCGGCGTCCTGATCTTCGTGATCGTCGTCATGGTCCGGTCGCGCAAGAAGAAGAAGGACGAGCGGGTCCAGCTCAGCCTCGAGGCCGTGGAGGAGCTCGAGTCGCGGGCCCAGGCTGCGCTCGACGCGCGGTCGCAGGCCCTCATCGACGCCGCGTCCGCTGAGGCCGCCAACGAGGGTCTCGCCGCCCTTGAGGCGGCCCCCGTGCCCGACATCGACTCGGTCGCGCTGGCGATCCGCGAGGAGATCACCGCTTTCGCCCAGGAGCAGCCGGCCGAGGTGGCCGACGTCCTCCGCGGCTGGATCAGTTCGGAGCGCCGCTGATGCCCGCGATGCTGACAGGGACCCAGAAGGCCGCGCTCGTGCTCATCCAGATGGGCAAGGGCCCCGCCGCCGGCGTGATGGCTCAGATGGACGAGCAGGAGATCGACCAGATCACCACGGAGATCACCCGCATGCGGTCCGTCGACGACGAGACCCTCAAGGAGGTGCTCAACGAGTTCCGACGCAACGCTGGCGGTGGATTCGTCCCCGAGGGCGGCATGGCCTATGCCAAGAAGCTGCTCGAGGAGATGCTCGGGCCGGAGGGGGCGGCGGAGGTTCTCGCGCGACTGCAGAGCCGCATCCAGGTGCAGCCCTTCGAGTTCCTCAAGGATGCTGATGCGCGCCAGGTCGTCTCGCTCCTCAACGGCGAGCACCCGCAGACCATCGCGCTGGTGCTCGCGCACCTGCGTCCCGAGCACGCCTCGGCGATCATGGCGGGCCTCGCGCCTGACATCCGCGCGATCGTCGCTCACCGCATCGCCCTCATGGACGGAGCGTCTCCGGACGTGGTCAACCTGGTGGCCGATCAGCTCAAGCGTAAGGCGACCAACCTCCTGACCGCGCGTGAGATGACTGCTGTCGGGGGCGTCCAGCCGCTCGTCGAGATCATCAACAAGGCCGACGCTGCGACGGAGAAGCTCATCCTTGAGGGCCTGAGCGAGAAGGACTCGGACCTCGCCGACCAGATCCGTCAGCTGATGTTCGTCTTCTCGGACATCACTCTGCTTGAGGACCGTGCCATCCAGCTGGTGATGCGCGGCGTCGAGACCATGACGCTCGCCACGGCCCTCAAGGGAGCCGAGGACGCGGTGCGCGACAAGATCCTTCGCAACATGTCGGAGCGCGCCCGCGACAACCTCGTGGACGAGATCGACATGCTCGGCCCCGTCCGCATGTCGATGGTCGAGGAGGCCCGCTCGAGCGTCGTCCAGGTCATCCGCGGCCTCGAGGAGTCCGGCGAGATCATGATCAGCCGCGACGGGGAGGACGAGTATGTCGCTTGACACTCGCGTCTCCACCTTCGTGCCGAGCGCCATCTCGACTCGGTCCGACTCCCCGGCCCCCGCGCAGTCCGCGGGCCACGCCGCGGGATACGCCGCCGGCTACGCCGCGGGCACCCGCGCCGCGGCGTCCGCCGGCGCCACCGAGCGCGCGCGCCTCGTCGCCGACCACGAGCGCCGCGAGGCGGACAGGGACGAGGCGATGCGCCGTGCGATCGGAGCGCTCGCGGACGTGGTCGCGCAGTGGGAGCGCCGTACGGCTCCCGTGCTCGACGACGCCGAGCGATCGCTCCACTCGGCCGCTCTCGCGCTCACCGAGGCGATGATCGGTCACGAGCTCCAGCCTGGACCCGGGTCGGCGCGCAGCGCTCTGACCCGTGCCCTGTCGCTCCCGGACGGCGTGAACCCCACGCGGGTCCGTCTCAGCCCGGCCGACCTCGAGCACGCGCAGCGCATCCTCGACTCCGGCGCCGTCGCGCTCCCGGCGGGCGTCGCGCTCAAGGCCGATGCGCGCCTGAGCCCAGGCGACGCGATGACCGACTACGACGGCGGAGTCCTCGACGCCCGCCTGTCCGCCGCGCTCGACCGTGCGCGGCATGCACTGCTCGACGAGGAGGCGCGCTCATGACCGCCCTGACCGAGCTCCGCGCGACGCCGACCTTCGACGCGACCCGCCTCGCGCGCGGCCTCGACGCCGCGGCGCCGCAGATGATCGGCTCCGTATCGTCGATCGTCGGCCTGTCCATCGAGGTGTGCGGCCTTCCCGGCGCCGTCGGCGACCTCGTGTCGATCGAGTCCGGCGAGGCCGGCGGCACCGTCGCCGAGGTGGTCGCCGTCACCCCGCAGTCTCTGCGCTGCATGCCCCTCGGCGGCGTGCACGGCCTCCGCGTCGGGATGGCCGCCCGCGCGACCGGCAGCCCGCTCACCGTGCCCGCCGGTCCCCAGCTCCTCGGCCGCGTGCTCGACGGACTCGGCCGCCCGATGGACGGCAAGGGTCCGCTCGTGGGCGAGGGCCTCACGCGCGTCCCCGTGTCTGCGGACGCGCCCGACGCCCTCCAGCGCGCGCGGGTCGACACCCCCGTCGGTCTCGGGGTCTCCGCGCTCGACACCCTCGTGACCGTCGGACGCGGCCAGCGCATCGGTCTGTTCGCGGGATCCGGCGTCGGCAAGTCGTCGCTCCTGTCCATGGTCGCCCGTGGCACCGACGCCGAGGTGAGCGTCATCGCGCTCATCGGCGAGCGGGGCCGCGAGGTCCGCGAGTTCCTCGAGGACGACCTTGGGCCCGAGGGCCTCGCGCGCTCCGTCGTCGTCGTGGCGACCTCGGATCAGCCCGCGATGGTCCGCCTGCGCGCCGCGTTCGTCGCGACCCGCATCGCGGAGGACCTGCGCTCGCGCGGTCAGCATGCCGTGCTCATGATGGACTCCCTCACGCGCGTCGCGATGGCGCAGCGCGAGATCGGCCTGTCGGTGGGCGAGCCCCCCGCGACGCGCGGCTACCCGCCTTCGACCTTCTCGATGCTCGCGCAGCTCCTCGAGCGCGCGGGCACCGACGCCACCGGCTCCGTGACCGGCATCTACACGGTTCTTGTGGACGGCGACGACCACAACGAGCCGATCGCCGACGCCGCGCGATCGATCCTCGACGGTCACGTGGTCCTGTCCCGCGACCTCGCCGTCGCGGGCCATTACCCGGCGATCGACGTCCTCGGATCGGTCTCCCGCGTCGCCGGACGCGTCACGAGCGCCGAGCAGAAGACGCTTGCGCTCCAGCTGCGGCAGGTGCTCGCGGCGCGTCAGCGCGCGCAGGACCTGCTCGACGTCGGCGCGTATTCGCCCGGCTCGAACCGCCTGGTCGACGCGGCGGTGGCCAACGCCGACGCGATCGACGGCTTCCTGCGTCAGAGCGTCGATCAGATCATCCGTTCCGACGAGTCGTGGACGGCGCTCAAGGCGCTCGTCGCGAGGCTGGGGGTGGCGTGATGGCTCGCCGGTTCCCCCTCGAGGGACTGCTCAGGGCCCGCCGTCTGGCGGAGGAGTCCGCCGCAGCGCGGCTCGAGGTCGCGAACGGCCACCGGCGCGCGGCCGCGACGGCGGTCGCCGACGCGACCGACCGCCTCGCGTCCGTGACGTTCGACGAGGTCGGGCTGTCGCGCTCGCGCCAGGCCGCTGGTGCGACCCGCGCCTGGCACGCCGCCGTCGCGACGCGTGCCGCCGCGGCGACCCACATCGCCGACCTCGAGGTCGCTCTCGAAGCGGCGACGACGTCGGCCGACGAGGCCACCAAGACCTGGGGCGACGCGCGGATGCGCGTCGCCATGATCGAGAAGCTCGGCGAGCGCCACGAGGCGAAGGTCCTCGCGGAGGAGCTCGCCGAGGAGCAGCTTGCCCTGGACGAGGCCGCCCTGCGAGGCGCCATCAAGGAGGACGAGTACCGATGACGAATCTCATCGCCGCCACTACGTCGACGCCCGCATCCGGCACGAGCCAGACCGGCCGCGCCTCCTCGGACGGGGTTGACTTCGCCCGCGAGCTCGAGAGCGCGCAGCAGCAGGCATCGACGACGGACCGGTCGCAGCAGGCGCGGGACGCCGATCGGGCGTCAGCGCGCCGCGACGACGCGCAGCGTCAGGATGCCGCGCGCCGCGAGGACGCCGCCGACCGCAGGGCCGATGCCGCCCGCCGCAACGAGGCTGCTCGCAAGGACGAGGCGCGCCGCGCGGACGCCGCGGATCGCGCCGAGGACTCCTCGGGTGCAGACGATGCCGATCGGGCCGACGCGCGGGACGACCTCGAGACGGACGCCGTCGACGAGCCAGTGGACGAGCGCGTGGACGAGTCCCTCGACGCCGACGACACCGACACCGCCGACAAGCCCGTGAACGTCGAGCAGACAGCCATGCGCCCCGTGGTGCCCGCGACCGCGTCGACCGACGCGGGTGCCGTCATGCCTGACGCGGCTGCTGAGGCTGCCGACGGCGAGACCGGCGCCATCGTCGCCGAGGCGCAGCCGGAGGACGGCTCCGCCTCGCAGACCGAGGTGACCTCGGCAGACCCGGAGGCCTCGCGCACCGGCGCCGAGCCCGCCGCCGCGCGTGCTGGCGCGGGCGACCGCGCCGAGGCCGCGCCGAAGGCCTCTTCCCCGAGCCACTCCGCCCAGCCGGTCGAGGAGGGGGGCGCCCCCACGTCCCTCTCCTCGACGGGGGAGCAGAGCGCCGACGCGCAGGGCGAGCAGGCGCCTCAGCGCCCCGCGTCGCTGACCCCCGCCTCGGCCATGTCCACCGCGACCGAGGCGGCCGACGACGCGGCGATCGCCCGCAGCATCGAGCCGGACGCCGAGGTGCGCCCCGCGGCCCAGGCCACCACGTCCACGACCTCGGCCGACGCCTCGAGCACCCAGGTGGCCGCGCCCGCCGCGACCGTGACCCCGGCGACCGCGGCCGCATCGTCCGCCTCGGCATCGTCCTCGACCGCCCAGGCCGCCCCGCCCCTCGCGACCCAGCTGACCGGGCAGCTCGCCCAGCTCAAGCAGCTGCCGCAGGGCGAGCACGTGCTGACGCTGTCGATCACGCCCGAGACGTTCGGCCAGGTCAAGGTCGTCGCCCACATCACGCAGGACGGCGTCAGCGTCCAGCTGTTCGGCGCGTCCGACGCGTCGCGCGAGGCTCTGCGCCAGGCGCTCGGCGACCTGCGTCGCGACCTCGCCGCAACCGGCCTCACGGCAGACCTCGACCTCGGCACGGAGCAGGGCCCGCAGGGCGAGCTCGCCGATCAGGGCACGGGACTCGGCAGCCGCCGAGGCTCGCAGCAGCCCACCAGCACGATCCGCATCGACGGACCGCAGCCCCTCACCCCCGCCACCGCCATGACGTCCGGCACGCATGCCGGCGGCGTGGATCTGATGATCTGACAGGAGCAGCCATGACCGTGGAGAACGTGACGACCACGAGCCTCACCACCACCTCCGCTCTGACGACGGGCACCACCGTCGCGACCGATGAGACGAGTCTCGACTCCGACGACTTCCTGACCCTGCTGGTCACCCAGCTCACGAATCAGGACCCGTCGAACCCGATGGACACCGGCGAGATGGTGGCGCAGCAGATCGCGATGGCGCAGATGGAGGCGGTCGTCACGCAGACGGAGACCATCCAGGAGCAGTTCGCCCTCACGATGCGCATGGCCGCAGCCGACCTGGTCGGCAAGGAGGTCAGCTACTACGACTCTGAGGGCGACATCGTCACAGGCGAGGCCACCGGCGCGTCCTACGCGGACTCGGTCCCCGTCATCAGCGTGGACGGCGTCGAGGTGACGCTGGACGAGATCCTCTCCGTCGACGCCGCAGCGTCCACCGCAGACTCCACCGACACCGAGTCGACCGACTCGTCCACCGACACCACCGACGCGTAGTCGCGCGGATCACAAGAAAGAAGGAAGACCATGCTCCGCTCACTCTTCGCCGGCATCTCCGGACTGCGCGCGCACCAGACCATGCTCGACGTCACCGGCAACAACATCGCGAACGTCAACACCACGGGCTTCAAGTCCTCGTCCGTGCAGTTCCAGGACACCCTGTCCCAGGTGCTCACCAACGCGGGCGCCGCCACCGAGACGGCGGGTGGCACTAACCCGGCCCAGATCGGCCTGGGAGTCAAGGTCGCCGGCATCTCCACCAACTTCCAGCAGGGCGCCTCGCAGCTCACCAACGTGTCGACGGACATGATGATCTCCGGTGACGGGTTCTTCGTGGTGTCCAACGGCGGCGAGCAGCTCTACACCCGCTCGGGCGCGTTCTCGTTCGACTCGCTCGGGCGCCTCGTGACCGCCGACGGCTCGTTCGTCCAGGGCTGGGCCGCCGATGCCACGGGCACCGTCGACACCAACGACGCGCTGTCCGACCTCACGCTGCCGGTCAACACGCTCATGGGAGCGACGGCGACGACCGAGGCGGTCTTCAGCGGCAACCTCCCGAGCGATGCCGAGGTGGGGGACACCTACACCCGCCAGATCGACGTGTACGACGCGTCGGGCGGCACGCACACCCTCACGCTGCAGTTCGTCAACACGGCGACCGGCGACTGGGACATCACGGCCGATGTGGACGGCACCACCGCGAGCGGCACCGGTTCCATCAGCTTCAACACCGACGGCTCGATCGACACCGTGACGCTGCCGACCCTCGCGGCGGATGCCGCGGTCGGCACGGAGGCGATCACGCTCAACCTCGACGACCTCACGGGCTACGCCGAGCTCGAGACGATCGCGGCGTCGGACCAGGACGGCCAGGCGGCCGGCAACCTGCAGTCGTTCGCGGTCAACGCGGACGGCACGATCATGGGCACCTTCTCGAACGGCCTCAAGCAGGCGATCGGCCAGATCGCGCTCGCGAGCTTCACCAACCCGGACGGCCTCGAGACCACGGGAAGCTCGACCTACGCCGCGACCGTGAACTCGGGCGACGCGCAGGTCGGCGTCGCGGGCACGGGCGCACGCGGCTCTCTCACGAGCGGCTCCCTCGAGATGTCCAACGTCGACCTCTCGGCCGAGTTCACGAACCTGATCGTCGCGCAGCGCGGCTTCCAGGCGAACTCGCGCATCATCACGACCTCCGACTCGGTGCTCGAGGAGCTCGTCAACCTCAAGAGGTAGTCGCTCTTCGGCGCTGCACCCTCACGCGTCGCGGCCCGCCCCGCAGGACCCCGTCCCGGTCCCGCAGGGCGGGCCGCAGTGCGTCGGGGCTCGGGCCGGGACGATGCGGCCGCCGGGACGATGCGCCGGTCCCGTCGCGCGGGGCACGGCGCCTTACCTGCGCCTTCGCACGCGCGGCCTCCCACTCGAGGTGTGACGGTTCCGTCGCGCTCGCGCCAGGTGCTTCGCTCACATCAAAGGTTCCCCGACCGATGAGAGACATGTAACCGGGCTCACGGATGGGCCCGCTGAACTGCCAGGGATGGTGAATCGTGATTACCTTGACGCGCCTCAACGGACACCCGTTTGCCGTCAACCCGGACCTCATCGAGCGTGCCGAGTCGACGCCGGACACGGTCGTCACCCTTGTCGATGGCACCAAGCTGCTGGTCGCCGAGGACCTCGCGTCCCTCACCCGGATCGTGCAGGAGCACCGTGCCGGAGTCGTCGCCCTCGCGATCGAGATGGCGGACAGCGAGCCGAACGCCGCGGTCGCGAGCGTCACCGGGATCGACTCCCGGCCCCGCCTGCACGTCACGCCCGAGGTCGACTGATGGACGTCGCAACCCTCATCGGCATCGGCCTCGCCTTCGCGGCCGTCATCACCTCGATCTTCCTCGAGGGCTCGTCGCCGATGTCCGTGGTGCTGCCCGCCCCGATGATGCTCGTCATCGGCGGCACGATCGGCGCCGGTCTCGCGACCACGACCCTCAAGGGATTCATCGGGGCGTTCACGAGCCTCGGCAGCTACCTCCTGTACAAGGAGAAGGACCCGCACGAGACTGTCGACCTGGTCGTGTCGCTCGCCGACCGCGCGCGTCGCGAGGGCCTTCTCGCGCTCGAGGACGCGACCCGCGAGATCGACGACGACTTCATCAAGGACGGGCTTCAGTCCGCGATCGACGGCACCGACCCCGAGGACCTGCGCGCCGTGATGGAGGCGCAGATCGACGGCAAGAAGGCGCAGGACAAGGCCGTCGCCAAGGTCTTCGCCGACATGGGCGGCTTCGCGCCTACGATCGGCATCATCGGCACCGTCGTCTCCCTGGTCCACGTCCTCGAGAACCTGGACCAGCCCGAGACGCTCGGCCACATGATCGCCGCGGCCTTCGTCGCGACCCTGTGGGGCCTGCTCTCCGCCAACCTCATCTGGCTCCCGATCTCGTCCCGCGTCAAGCGGATCTCCGAGCTCGAGGCGCAGCAGAAGGAGATGGCGATGGAGGGCCTCCTCGCCATCCAGGCCGGCGCGAACCCGCGCTCCGTCGGCCAGCGCCTGCGCGCCCTCGTGCCCGCGGCCAAGAAGGCCGCGAAGGAGGCGGCATGAGTCGCAAGCATGAGGAGGAGGAGCACGAGAACCACGAGCGCTGGGCCGTGTCCTACGCCGACATGATGACCGTGCTCGTCGCCCTGTTCATCGTGCTCTACGCGATCTCCCAGGTCGACGAGGCCAAGTTCGAGGCGCTGCGCGAGTCGCTCGCCGCCGGCTTCGGGAAGGACGGCTCCGTCGTCCTCGTGGGCTCGACCGGCGCGCTCGAGGGGCTCGAGTCCTACCAGGTCGCCCCCGACTTCTCCTCCGTCGCCAACGAGAGCGAGCAGAGCGTCGACGACGAGGAGGAGGGTGAGACGCTCGACCCCTCCTACCTCGAGGCCGCCGCCGAGTACGAGGACCTCCACGCGATCGAGGAGCGGCTCCAGTCGACGCTCGACGCGAAGGGTCTGGATGCGAACGTGTCCTTCCTCATCGACGAGCGCGGCCTCGTGATCGGCCTCGTCGGCTCGAAGGTGTTCTTCGCCCCGGACGACGCGACGATGACGGAGCGCGCCCGCAAGGTCGTGAGCGCCCTGTCCGCTCCGCTCAGGAAGCAGTCACGACAGATCTCGATCGAGGGCCATGCGAACGTCATCCCCTCGTCCCGGTACGCGACGAACTGGGAGCTGTCGGCGGCCCGTGCGGTCGAGGTGCTGCGCCGGTTCGTCGAGAAGGGCGACGTCGACCCCGCGCAGATCTCGGCCACCGGTTACGGCGATGCGCGCCCGCTGATCAAGGGGGACTCGGACGAGGCCCTCGAGGCGAACCGTCGCGTCGAGATCGTCGTCGAGTCGCCGTCGTCGGAGGAGATCCGCGCCATGATCCCGGAGATCGCCGACGCGATCGCCGACGGGACCACCACGCACGAGGAGCTGCAGTCCGCGCTGGCTGAGCTCCGCATCAAGGAGATGGGGGAGCTATGACCACCCAGCAGGAACCGCGCATCATGGCGCCGGGCAAGCCCAAGATCGGCTCCCGTCCGCAGCCGAGCGCGCCCGAGCCCGAGGAGACCAACGGCAAGGGCGGCGGCAAGGGCGGCGGCGGCAAGAGCCGCCTGCTCGCCATCATCATCGGCCTGTTGATCGTCGTGATCCTCGCGGGCGCGTACTGGTTCCTCATGGGGCCCGGCGCCGCGTCGGCCGACGCGTCCACGGACGAGGCAGCGACCGAGGAGGTCGTCGCGGAGGAGGAAGAGGTCGCGTCCGGCGGCGTGCAGGTGGTCGAGTCGATCTCGATCAACCTGGACAACGGCCACTACCTGCGGCTCGGGCTCGGGCTCGATCTGAGCGAGGAGGCCGCGGCGCACGGCGACATCGGCGAGGCCAAGGCGCTCGACGCCGCGATCGCGCTCTTCTCGGGCCAGACGATCGACGACCTCGCGGACGAGGAGTACCGCGAGAGCCTCAAGGAGCACCTCGCCGAGACGCTCGAGGAGATCTACGAGGGCGAGGTGATCGGGGTCTACTACACGGACTTCGTCACCCAGTAGCCGCGCGGGCTCGCGGGCAAGCGAAGCGCGGGACCGTCGTCCAGGGACGATGCGACCGCGCCGCTCGGAGCGCGCCCGAGACCCGTCGCTCGCGCGGAGTTCGTCACATTCCAGGCACAGAAGTCGTCTTCGAGTGCCCGGAA
It encodes:
- a CDS encoding flagellar FlbD family protein — protein: MITLTRLNGHPFAVNPDLIERAESTPDTVVTLVDGTKLLVAEDLASLTRIVQEHRAGVVALAIEMADSEPNAAVASVTGIDSRPRLHVTPEVD
- a CDS encoding flagellar motor protein, coding for MDVATLIGIGLAFAAVITSIFLEGSSPMSVVLPAPMMLVIGGTIGAGLATTTLKGFIGAFTSLGSYLLYKEKDPHETVDLVVSLADRARREGLLALEDATREIDDDFIKDGLQSAIDGTDPEDLRAVMEAQIDGKKAQDKAVAKVFADMGGFAPTIGIIGTVVSLVHVLENLDQPETLGHMIAAAFVATLWGLLSANLIWLPISSRVKRISELEAQQKEMAMEGLLAIQAGANPRSVGQRLRALVPAAKKAAKEAA
- a CDS encoding flagellar motor protein MotB; protein product: MSRKHEEEEHENHERWAVSYADMMTVLVALFIVLYAISQVDEAKFEALRESLAAGFGKDGSVVLVGSTGALEGLESYQVAPDFSSVANESEQSVDDEEEGETLDPSYLEAAAEYEDLHAIEERLQSTLDAKGLDANVSFLIDERGLVIGLVGSKVFFAPDDATMTERARKVVSALSAPLRKQSRQISIEGHANVIPSSRYATNWELSAARAVEVLRRFVEKGDVDPAQISATGYGDARPLIKGDSDEALEANRRVEIVVESPSSEEIRAMIPEIADAIADGTTTHEELQSALAELRIKEMGEL
- a CDS encoding flagellar basal body-associated FliL family protein; this translates as MTTQQEPRIMAPGKPKIGSRPQPSAPEPEETNGKGGGKGGGGKSRLLAIIIGLLIVVILAGAYWFLMGPGAASADASTDEAATEEVVAEEEEVASGGVQVVESISINLDNGHYLRLGLGLDLSEEAAAHGDIGEAKALDAAIALFSGQTIDDLADEEYRESLKEHLAETLEEIYEGEVIGVYYTDFVTQ